A single region of the Sphingomonas sp. LY29 genome encodes:
- a CDS encoding methyltransferase domain-containing protein gives MIDGYHDTRLSFDRRRNTVWKALWEYYFKARVPSDGCVLDLGCGHGEFINNVVAKRRIGLDLWDGISSSLASGVKPIVASVSDLSAVADDSVDFAFASNLIEHIPQTEFAKVLEQLSVKLTKRGTLTLIQPNYRFAYREYFDDYTHVAVYSHISLADFIEAHGWEIIEVRPRFLPLTVKSRLPVSKLLIRLYLALPFKPMGKQMLVSARPKRG, from the coding sequence ATGATCGACGGATACCACGACACGCGCCTGTCTTTCGACCGGCGCCGGAACACAGTGTGGAAGGCGCTGTGGGAATATTATTTCAAGGCGCGGGTTCCCAGCGACGGCTGCGTGCTCGACCTTGGTTGTGGGCATGGCGAATTTATCAACAATGTGGTGGCGAAGCGCCGCATCGGTCTCGACCTGTGGGACGGGATTTCGTCTAGTCTCGCGTCGGGCGTGAAGCCGATCGTGGCGAGCGTTTCCGACCTCTCGGCAGTCGCCGACGACAGTGTCGACTTCGCCTTCGCAAGCAACCTGATCGAGCACATTCCACAGACCGAGTTTGCAAAGGTGCTGGAACAGCTGAGCGTCAAGCTCACGAAGCGAGGCACCCTGACGCTGATCCAGCCCAACTACCGTTTCGCCTATCGAGAATATTTCGACGATTACACGCACGTCGCCGTCTATTCGCATATCAGCCTTGCCGATTTCATCGAGGCGCACGGGTGGGAAATCATCGAGGTTCGCCCGCGTTTCCTGCCGCTGACCGTGAAGTCGCGGCTGCCCGTGTCGAAGCTGCTGATCCGCCTTTATCTGGCGCTGCCATTCAAGCCGATGGGCAAGCAGATGCTCGTGAGCGCGAGGCCTAAACGAGGATGA
- a CDS encoding glycosyltransferase, translating into MHKFVHTGPLTAQDNVTFDRSGDGLSLLPRRHPPLLLWGALSFCVGIVMYLAGVLLVFPRYLLGLPTILDQASEWLVWYSGVPIVLGIMLALVDLLWLFTGRKAHAPVRYEPPANRAVTVALTAYNDEESIADAVADFLSHPLVRRVIVVSNNSSDRTFERAVEAGAITFNEINPGYGQCVHRCLREAAQFDDTEMVVLCEGDMTFRAYDIEKLLAYAPHSDIVNGTRTAEPLRQPVTQLSTFMYYGNVFVGKLLEAKHLGRGTITDVGTTYKLCRRERLLDLLPRLDPTVNLEFNAYFLDTALASGHVLVECPITFHKRVGVSKGGNINNLRGLRVGLAMIQGIVFGWKGAR; encoded by the coding sequence TTGCACAAATTCGTCCATACCGGACCGTTGACCGCGCAGGACAACGTCACATTCGACCGCAGCGGCGACGGCCTGTCGCTGCTGCCGCGCCGGCACCCGCCGCTACTGCTGTGGGGCGCACTGAGCTTCTGTGTGGGCATCGTCATGTATTTGGCTGGCGTTCTCCTCGTCTTCCCGCGCTATTTGCTCGGGCTTCCAACCATCCTGGACCAGGCCAGTGAGTGGCTGGTTTGGTACAGCGGTGTTCCGATCGTTCTTGGCATCATGCTGGCTTTGGTCGACCTGCTGTGGCTGTTCACCGGTCGAAAGGCGCATGCGCCGGTCCGCTACGAGCCGCCGGCCAATCGCGCGGTCACCGTCGCGCTCACTGCCTACAACGACGAAGAAAGCATTGCCGACGCGGTGGCGGACTTCCTGTCCCATCCACTCGTCCGTCGAGTAATCGTCGTCAGCAATAACAGCAGCGATCGAACCTTCGAGCGGGCGGTCGAGGCGGGGGCGATCACGTTTAACGAGATCAATCCCGGTTATGGACAATGCGTCCATCGCTGCCTGCGCGAGGCGGCGCAGTTCGACGACACCGAGATGGTCGTCCTGTGCGAAGGTGACATGACCTTCCGGGCCTACGACATCGAAAAGCTTCTGGCCTATGCCCCGCACAGCGACATCGTGAACGGGACTCGCACCGCCGAACCACTACGGCAACCGGTCACCCAGTTGAGCACCTTCATGTATTACGGCAACGTCTTCGTCGGGAAGCTGCTGGAGGCCAAGCATTTGGGGCGGGGGACGATCACCGACGTGGGAACGACCTACAAGCTCTGCCGGCGCGAGCGATTGCTCGACCTGCTGCCGCGCCTAGACCCGACCGTGAACCTCGAGTTCAACGCTTATTTCCTCGATACGGCGCTGGCCAGTGGCCATGTGCTGGTCGAGTGCCCGATCACGTTCCACAAGCGAGTGGGCGTGAGCAAGGGCGGCAACATCAACAACCTGCGTGGTCTTCGCGTCGGTTTGGCGATGATTCAAGGGATCGTCTTCGGCTGGAAAGGCGCGAGATGA
- a CDS encoding competence/damage-inducible protein A yields the protein MSRIWTAGLVVIGDEILSGRTQDKNVAQLATWLNVQGIRLSEVRVVADVEERIVEGIDALRHANDYCFTTGGIGPTHDDITVDAVARALGVPVVIHPEAREILERYYADKGGLNEGRLRMARVPEGASLIPNRMSGAPGIKIGNLFVMAGVPHITAGMLDALTGTLEGGRPVQSVTVGAYAPESEVAELLKTTEQSANGVAIGSYPFFKEGRVGANFVVRSEDADQASSVAAVLAKGLEDLGYPAVSGGI from the coding sequence GTGAGCAGGATTTGGACCGCCGGGCTGGTGGTGATTGGCGACGAGATCCTGTCCGGACGCACCCAGGACAAGAATGTCGCGCAATTGGCGACGTGGCTGAACGTCCAGGGCATTCGCTTGTCGGAAGTGCGGGTCGTCGCCGATGTCGAGGAGCGGATCGTCGAGGGAATCGATGCGCTGCGCCACGCCAACGACTATTGCTTCACGACGGGCGGGATCGGTCCGACCCACGACGACATCACCGTCGATGCCGTGGCGCGGGCGCTGGGCGTCCCGGTCGTGATCCATCCCGAAGCGAGGGAAATCCTGGAGCGATATTACGCCGACAAGGGCGGTCTGAACGAGGGACGGTTGCGGATGGCGCGGGTGCCGGAAGGCGCATCGCTGATCCCCAACCGCATGTCGGGCGCGCCGGGCATCAAGATCGGCAATCTGTTCGTCATGGCGGGCGTCCCGCACATCACCGCGGGGATGCTCGACGCGCTGACCGGGACGCTCGAGGGTGGGCGCCCGGTCCAGTCGGTGACCGTCGGCGCCTATGCGCCGGAGAGCGAAGTGGCCGAACTGCTAAAGACGACCGAGCAATCCGCCAACGGCGTCGCCATCGGCAGTTACCCGTTCTTCAAGGAAGGACGGGTCGGGGCAAATTTCGTCGTGCGGAGCGAGGATGCCGACCAAGCGTCAAGCGTCGCGGCGGTGCTGGCGAAGGGTTTGGAAGATCTTGGCTATCCCGCGGTGTCGGGCGGGATCTAG
- the map gene encoding type I methionyl aminopeptidase produces MTEYIHVAPEDRTEARSHVIKLHGPEAFEGMRRAGQLAASILDRLAPHVVPGVTTAEIDDLARTMMLDAGAVPATLGYRGYSKSSCISINHVVCHGIPGDKPFKDGDIVNVDVTPILDGWHGDSSRMYFAGDVPLKARKLVDVTYECLMLGLEQARPGNRLGDISNAIQVHAEKHRYGVVRDFCGHGLGRLFHDSPEVVHAGRPGTGPELKPGMFFTVEPMINIGRADVKILDDGWTAVTRDRSLSAQFEHSIGITDGACEIFTKSPAELDKPPYG; encoded by the coding sequence ATGACCGAATATATCCACGTCGCCCCAGAAGACCGTACCGAAGCCCGAAGCCATGTCATCAAGCTGCATGGCCCGGAAGCGTTCGAGGGCATGCGTCGCGCCGGCCAGCTGGCGGCGAGCATCCTCGACCGTCTCGCCCCGCACGTCGTTCCCGGCGTGACGACGGCTGAGATCGACGACCTCGCCCGCACGATGATGCTGGACGCCGGCGCGGTTCCGGCGACGCTGGGCTACCGCGGCTATTCCAAAAGCAGCTGCATCTCGATCAACCATGTCGTGTGTCACGGCATCCCGGGGGACAAGCCGTTCAAGGACGGCGACATCGTCAACGTCGACGTCACCCCGATCCTCGACGGCTGGCACGGCGATTCGAGCCGCATGTATTTCGCCGGCGATGTGCCGCTGAAGGCGCGCAAGCTGGTCGATGTCACCTACGAATGCCTCATGCTGGGGCTTGAGCAGGCCCGCCCGGGCAATCGCCTCGGCGACATCAGCAACGCCATCCAGGTTCATGCCGAAAAGCATCGCTACGGAGTGGTCCGCGATTTCTGCGGGCACGGCCTCGGCCGCCTGTTTCACGACAGTCCCGAAGTCGTCCACGCCGGACGCCCCGGCACCGGCCCCGAGCTGAAGCCGGGAATGTTCTTTACCGTCGAACCGATGATCAACATCGGCCGCGCGGACGTGAAGATCCTCGACGACGGTTGGACGGCCGTCACCCGCGATCGGTCACTTTCGGCGCAGTTCGAACATTCGATCGGCATTACCGACGGAGCCTGCGAGATTTTCACGAAGAGCCCGGCGGAGTTGGACAAGCCGCCCTACGGCTAA
- a CDS encoding phosphocholine cytidylyltransferase family protein codes for MKAIILSAGQGSRLGALTHDRPKCLIEFNGRSLLDRQLDTLAANGIEEVVVVTGFRDDQIEAVLARRTGLPRVRTVFNPFYKVADNLGSLFVAREELDGDVIVWNGDTLVSDELMARVVANRDQDGICVTIDRKDRYDDDDMKVIAGESGRLRAIGKRISTGVNAESIGLLAFRGTGASQFRDAIERAMRTTEGTTIWYLRVIHHLAQNGDVWTLDISGEQWGEVDFPEDVESAEALCQSWDETTKVEAA; via the coding sequence ATGAAAGCGATAATTCTTTCCGCCGGCCAAGGGTCGCGCCTCGGCGCATTGACGCACGATCGCCCCAAATGCCTGATCGAATTCAACGGTCGCAGCCTCCTCGACCGGCAACTCGACACGCTGGCTGCCAACGGGATCGAGGAAGTGGTGGTCGTCACCGGCTTCCGCGATGACCAGATCGAGGCGGTGCTGGCGAGGCGTACGGGATTGCCGCGCGTTCGGACCGTGTTCAATCCCTTCTACAAGGTCGCCGACAACCTTGGCTCGCTCTTCGTGGCGCGGGAGGAATTGGACGGGGACGTGATCGTCTGGAACGGTGACACGCTGGTCAGCGACGAACTGATGGCGCGGGTCGTGGCCAATCGCGACCAGGACGGTATCTGCGTCACGATCGACCGCAAGGACCGCTACGACGACGACGACATGAAGGTCATCGCGGGCGAAAGCGGTCGTCTTCGCGCGATCGGCAAGCGCATCTCGACGGGCGTCAACGCCGAGTCGATCGGTTTGCTGGCGTTCCGCGGCACCGGCGCCTCGCAGTTTCGCGACGCGATCGAACGGGCGATGCGCACCACCGAGGGCACCACGATCTGGTACCTTCGCGTCATTCACCACCTCGCGCAGAATGGCGACGTGTGGACGCTCGACATCTCGGGCGAGCAGTGGGGTGAAGTCGATTTCCCCGAAGACGTGGAGAGCGCGGAGGCGCTGTGCCAGTCGTGGGATGAAACGACGAAGGTCGAAGCCGCCTGA
- a CDS encoding P-II family nitrogen regulator yields the protein MKKIEAIIKPFKLDDVKDALHEVGVSGITVTEVKGFGRQKGHTELYRGAEYVVDFLPKVKIEVVVEDELADRTVEAIEIAARTGRIGDGKIFVIPVEQAIRIRTGDRGADAI from the coding sequence GTGAAGAAGATCGAAGCGATCATCAAGCCGTTCAAGCTCGACGACGTGAAGGACGCGCTTCACGAGGTCGGGGTCAGTGGGATCACCGTGACCGAGGTCAAGGGATTCGGCAGGCAGAAAGGCCATACCGAACTCTACCGCGGCGCCGAATATGTCGTCGATTTCCTTCCAAAGGTGAAGATCGAGGTGGTGGTCGAGGACGAGCTCGCCGATCGCACCGTCGAGGCGATCGAGATCGCCGCCCGCACCGGTCGCATCGGCGACGGCAAGATCTTCGTCATTCCGGTCGAGCAGGCCATCCGCATTCGGACGGGGGACCGGGGCGCGGACGCGATCTGA
- a CDS encoding helix-turn-helix domain-containing protein, translated as MPDTPNSDLKASMAPEELRRHMRALGYRTQADLAAAIGVSRSAVSLWLEGKVGVPRPVAMLLRMLTGAQRRSF; from the coding sequence ATGCCCGATACGCCGAATTCCGATCTCAAGGCCTCGATGGCGCCGGAAGAACTCCGCCGGCACATGCGCGCGCTCGGTTATCGGACCCAGGCCGACCTTGCCGCCGCGATCGGCGTCAGTCGGTCGGCGGTCAGTTTGTGGCTGGAAGGAAAGGTCGGCGTGCCCCGGCCCGTGGCGATGCTGCTGCGGATGCTGACAGGCGCGCAACGACGGTCCTTCTAG
- a CDS encoding alkylphosphonate utilization protein, with protein MSLKLDTDAKVEVRDSVGNLLADGDQVTLIKDLDVKGAGQTLKRGTLIKSIRLTGDSQEIDCKFDGIKGLVLRAEFVRKR; from the coding sequence ATGTCGCTGAAGCTCGACACTGACGCTAAGGTAGAAGTCCGGGACTCGGTCGGCAATCTCCTCGCCGACGGTGATCAGGTCACCCTCATCAAGGATCTGGACGTGAAAGGTGCCGGTCAGACGCTCAAGCGCGGGACGCTGATCAAGTCGATCAGGCTGACCGGCGACAGCCAGGAAATCGACTGCAAATTCGACGGGATCAAGGGCCTTGTGCTTCGTGCCGAGTTCGTGCGGAAGCGCTAG
- the asd gene encoding archaetidylserine decarboxylase (Phosphatidylserine decarboxylase is synthesized as a single chain precursor. Generation of the pyruvoyl active site from a Ser is coupled to cleavage of a Gly-Ser bond between the larger (beta) and smaller (alpha chains). It is an integral membrane protein.), protein MSDRLKVILQHLLPKHGITSFAGRVARSEGGALTTRLIRWFVDKYGVDMSEAADPDIASYKSFNDFFTRPLKAGARPLADADFICPVDGAISQLGAIDDHHIVQAKGHRFTTTELLGGDTALAATFRNGSFANLYLSPKDYHRLHMPCDGKLVRMVYVPGALFSVNPTTARGVPNLFARNERVVCVFESPEHGPFVMVLVGATVVGSMATVWHGVVNAKRGGGVSTWAYDAEPVVLRKGEEMGRFLLGSTIVMLFQPGTIRFNANWAPERPVRLGEKMGDRPVIGAPVF, encoded by the coding sequence ATGTCCGACCGTCTGAAGGTGATTCTTCAGCACCTGCTCCCGAAGCACGGGATCACGTCCTTTGCGGGCCGTGTCGCCCGGTCCGAAGGCGGCGCGCTGACGACGCGGTTGATCCGCTGGTTTGTCGACAAATACGGCGTCGACATGTCGGAGGCCGCCGACCCCGACATCGCCAGCTACAAGAGCTTCAACGACTTCTTCACCCGGCCACTCAAGGCCGGTGCCCGACCACTGGCAGACGCGGATTTCATCTGCCCGGTCGACGGCGCGATCAGCCAGCTGGGCGCGATCGACGATCACCATATCGTTCAGGCCAAAGGCCACCGCTTCACGACCACCGAGCTATTGGGTGGCGACACCGCTTTGGCGGCGACGTTTCGCAACGGTAGCTTCGCCAATCTCTATCTGTCGCCCAAGGATTATCACCGGCTGCACATGCCGTGCGACGGAAAGCTGGTGCGTATGGTCTACGTCCCCGGCGCTCTATTCTCGGTCAATCCGACCACGGCGCGGGGCGTCCCCAACCTGTTCGCACGCAACGAGCGAGTCGTCTGCGTCTTCGAATCGCCCGAGCATGGGCCGTTCGTGATGGTGCTGGTCGGCGCGACGGTTGTCGGCAGCATGGCGACGGTCTGGCACGGCGTCGTCAACGCGAAGCGTGGGGGCGGGGTGTCGACCTGGGCCTATGACGCGGAGCCGGTCGTGCTTCGGAAGGGTGAAGAAATGGGCCGCTTCCTGCTGGGATCGACCATCGTCATGCTCTTTCAGCCGGGCACGATCCGCTTCAACGCGAACTGGGCGCCCGAACGTCCGGTCCGCCTTGGCGAAAAGATGGGCGATCGCCCGGTTATCGGTGCGCCGGTCTTCTAG